From Actinoplanes oblitus, a single genomic window includes:
- a CDS encoding MFS transporter produces MSALTKLLATPYVKRLLIASQTGRLPMASAPLALLLFAREAHSLALAGLVVGAYTAGMAVSAPILARIVDRWRQPPVLWGSALLSAVGFVLVAAGGHALPATMTGAVLAGLGTPPLEACLRALWPDMVEAGTVAAAYSLDIAVQEVIYVTGPLVTLAAVGVAGPPAGLIVAALLQLAGVAVFAATPAVRTWRGVAATRHWAGPLRVARFVVILLGVTCAGAAIGSLPVAVTGYAEAAGNRSLSGWLLAAQATGALIGGLLYMRARPGGRGRLPLVTAGLAAGFVPLLAIPGPWPMGLLLALSGLSLPPVLTAVFLTADRITPAGTAVEAFAWIITAFTVGSAAGAAITGPLVGESIRSGFAFAPLAGLLAVGAMSAASLTGRHPADRREAAVGS; encoded by the coding sequence ATGTCCGCACTCACGAAACTGCTCGCCACCCCGTACGTGAAACGGCTTTTGATCGCGAGTCAGACCGGGCGCCTGCCCATGGCCTCGGCCCCCCTCGCCCTCCTGCTCTTCGCCCGCGAGGCGCACAGTCTCGCGCTCGCCGGCCTGGTCGTCGGCGCCTACACCGCGGGCATGGCGGTCAGCGCGCCGATCCTCGCCCGGATCGTCGACCGCTGGCGGCAGCCGCCGGTGCTCTGGGGTTCGGCGCTGCTCTCCGCTGTCGGCTTCGTCCTGGTGGCGGCGGGTGGCCACGCGCTGCCGGCGACGATGACCGGCGCGGTGCTGGCCGGCCTCGGCACCCCGCCCCTGGAAGCCTGCCTGCGCGCCCTCTGGCCGGACATGGTCGAGGCCGGCACGGTGGCGGCCGCCTACTCGCTGGACATCGCGGTGCAGGAGGTCATCTATGTGACGGGCCCGCTGGTCACCCTCGCCGCTGTCGGCGTGGCCGGCCCACCCGCCGGCCTGATCGTCGCGGCCCTGCTGCAGCTGGCCGGCGTAGCGGTCTTCGCCGCGACGCCCGCGGTCCGCACCTGGCGCGGGGTCGCCGCCACCCGGCACTGGGCCGGTCCGCTGCGGGTAGCCCGTTTCGTTGTCATCCTCCTCGGCGTGACCTGCGCCGGCGCCGCGATCGGCAGCCTGCCGGTAGCCGTCACCGGCTATGCCGAGGCCGCCGGGAACCGTTCCCTCAGCGGCTGGTTGCTGGCCGCCCAGGCGACCGGCGCGCTGATCGGCGGCCTGCTCTACATGCGTGCCCGCCCCGGCGGCCGGGGTCGCCTGCCGCTGGTCACCGCGGGGCTAGCCGCCGGTTTTGTCCCCTTGCTGGCGATTCCCGGGCCGTGGCCGATGGGTCTGCTGCTCGCGCTCTCCGGCCTGTCGCTGCCGCCGGTGCTGACCGCGGTCTTCCTGACCGCCGACCGGATCACCCCGGCCGGGACCGCTGTCGAGGCGTTCGCCTGGATCATCACGGCGTTCACTGTGGGCAGCGCGGCGGGCGCGGCGATCACCGGGCCGCTGGTGGGTGAGAGCATCCGCTCCGGGTTCGCCTTCGCTCCGCTCGCCGGGCTGCTCGCGGTCGGCGCGATGTCCGCCGCGTCGCTCACCGGCCGCCACCCCGCCGATCGGCGCGAGGCCGCTGTCGGTTCCTGA
- a CDS encoding O-antigen ligase family protein, producing MTIAPGRPGPVVVMAFIVTLAGRFTLSRAGVDIPIVNDVRVPLFFVLLLCLALEAHRMGPHPVSGGEALLGVLALLGYQGLSALWVPPGTPTGPVVGDLCAVAGLLVVYYTLANWDRDQVTGTTLVLFQVTAWIYFLAAASGRGHAPGNRWAALGGGPNVFVRLMILGVISSIYLYLRSGDRLIWLVPIPAFLFGAIASGSRGGIAALGITAGVALLAIRPKLDFDRLAKPLGLLLVVGAVLVITAGPYIAGFVQSRFVEATIGEGYASQRDVLFRMALRIFLQRPILGTGVSGFYTVTDLGPGEKYVHNLPLATAAEGGFVGLALLTMAWLGLWHAYIAVPKPERSLESRTAAYCGIFIGGASLFSGDYYDARLMWILLLLASVRPAHAPVPSRR from the coding sequence ATGACCATCGCTCCCGGCCGCCCCGGCCCGGTCGTCGTGATGGCCTTCATCGTGACGCTGGCCGGGCGGTTCACCCTGTCCCGGGCCGGCGTGGACATCCCGATCGTCAACGACGTACGGGTGCCGCTCTTCTTCGTGCTGCTGCTGTGCCTCGCCCTCGAAGCGCACCGGATGGGCCCGCACCCGGTCAGCGGCGGCGAGGCCCTGCTCGGCGTCCTGGCCCTGCTCGGCTACCAGGGCCTGTCCGCGCTGTGGGTGCCGCCGGGCACCCCCACCGGGCCGGTGGTCGGCGACCTGTGCGCGGTCGCCGGGCTGCTGGTCGTCTACTACACGCTGGCCAACTGGGACCGCGACCAGGTCACCGGGACCACCCTGGTGCTGTTCCAGGTCACCGCCTGGATCTACTTCCTGGCCGCCGCCTCCGGCCGGGGCCACGCCCCGGGCAACCGCTGGGCGGCGCTGGGCGGCGGCCCGAACGTCTTCGTCCGCCTGATGATCCTCGGGGTGATCAGCTCGATCTACCTCTACCTGCGCAGCGGCGACCGGCTGATCTGGCTGGTGCCGATCCCGGCGTTCCTGTTCGGCGCGATCGCCTCCGGTTCCCGGGGCGGCATCGCCGCGCTCGGCATCACCGCCGGGGTGGCCCTGCTGGCCATCCGGCCGAAGCTCGACTTCGACCGGCTGGCCAAGCCGCTCGGGCTGCTGCTCGTGGTCGGCGCGGTGCTGGTGATCACCGCCGGGCCGTACATCGCCGGGTTCGTCCAGTCCCGCTTCGTCGAGGCCACCATCGGGGAGGGCTACGCGTCGCAGCGCGACGTGCTGTTCCGGATGGCGCTGCGCATCTTCCTGCAGCGCCCGATCCTGGGCACCGGGGTGAGCGGCTTCTACACGGTCACCGACCTCGGCCCCGGCGAGAAGTACGTGCACAACCTGCCACTGGCCACCGCGGCCGAGGGCGGGTTCGTCGGCCTGGCGCTGCTCACCATGGCGTGGCTCGGCCTGTGGCACGCCTACATCGCCGTACCGAAACCGGAACGCAGCCTGGAGTCCCGGACGGCCGCCTACTGCGGCATCTTCATCGGCGGCGCCAGCCTCTTCTCCGGCGACTACTACGACGCCCGGCTGATGTGGATCCTGCTGCTACTGGCCTCGGTACGCCCGGCTCACGCCCCGGTCCCGAGCCGGCGGTAG
- a CDS encoding glycosyltransferase family 4 protein produces the protein MRITYLHQYFKTPGMAGATRSYEMARRLVERGHEVHLITGDPDGGRDRTTVEAGVVVHWLAVPYSNAMSYRRRIRAFVDYVCRSAVVAGRLRHDLVFATSTPLTVAIPGAYAALRRRVPMVLEVRDLWPELPIALGALRSPVSRWAARWLEGWAYRRAAHVIALSPGMATGIRRRNPRVPVTVVPNSCDRELFAGADRAGAALRERTPWLGDRPLILYAGTLGLVNGVDYLVRMAARLAGTDPEARIVIVGDGRMRDQVRGLAAELGVLDRNLFLLGPVAKTEVVAFFGACDLAVSVTVDVPELAHNSANKVFDGLAAGRPVAVNHGGWIADLITETGAGLVLPPGDPAGAAAATAAFLRDRAAVAAARAAARDLARHRFDRDLLFRDFERVLTGVAGLPPARDRGVSRAYRGQ, from the coding sequence GTGCGGATCACCTACCTCCACCAGTATTTCAAGACGCCCGGCATGGCCGGGGCGACGCGCTCCTACGAGATGGCCCGGCGGCTGGTCGAGCGGGGCCACGAGGTGCACCTGATCACCGGGGACCCGGACGGCGGCCGGGACCGGACCACCGTCGAGGCCGGCGTCGTGGTGCACTGGCTGGCGGTGCCGTACAGCAACGCGATGAGCTACCGCCGCCGGATCCGGGCGTTCGTCGATTACGTGTGCCGGTCCGCCGTGGTGGCCGGGCGGCTGCGGCACGATCTCGTCTTCGCCACCAGCACCCCGCTGACGGTGGCGATCCCCGGCGCGTACGCGGCGCTGCGCCGCCGGGTGCCGATGGTGCTGGAGGTCCGCGACCTGTGGCCGGAGCTGCCGATCGCGCTGGGTGCGCTGCGCTCGCCGGTCAGCCGGTGGGCGGCCCGGTGGTTGGAGGGGTGGGCGTACCGCCGGGCGGCGCACGTCATCGCGCTCTCGCCGGGGATGGCCACCGGCATCCGGCGGCGGAACCCCCGGGTCCCGGTTACCGTCGTGCCCAACAGCTGCGACCGGGAGCTGTTCGCCGGCGCCGACCGGGCCGGCGCGGCGCTGCGCGAGCGGACGCCGTGGCTCGGTGACCGGCCGCTGATCCTCTACGCCGGAACGCTCGGCCTGGTCAATGGCGTGGACTACCTGGTCCGGATGGCCGCCCGGCTCGCCGGGACCGACCCCGAGGCGCGGATCGTGATCGTCGGCGACGGCCGGATGCGCGATCAGGTGCGTGGCCTGGCCGCCGAGCTGGGCGTGCTGGACCGGAACCTGTTCCTGCTCGGACCGGTGGCCAAGACCGAGGTGGTGGCGTTCTTCGGCGCGTGCGACCTGGCGGTGTCGGTGACCGTCGACGTGCCGGAGCTGGCGCACAACTCGGCGAACAAGGTGTTCGACGGCTTGGCCGCCGGCCGGCCGGTCGCCGTGAACCACGGCGGGTGGATCGCCGACCTGATCACCGAGACCGGCGCCGGCCTGGTGCTGCCGCCCGGCGATCCGGCGGGCGCGGCAGCGGCGACGGCAGCCTTCCTGCGTGACCGGGCGGCGGTGGCGGCCGCCCGGGCGGCGGCCCGGGACCTGGCCCGCCACCGGTTCGACCGCGACCTGCTGTTCCGGGACTTCGAGCGGGTGCTGACCGGGGTGGCCGGGCTACCGCCGGCTCGGGACCGGGGCGTGAGCCGGGCGTACCGAGGCCAGTAG
- a CDS encoding sugar transferase: MSLATRVTDAVQRAVDIGVAATVLVVSAPVMGAVAVLVARDLGRPVLFRQPRPGRYGRPFTLIKFRTMRDVDERRGLVTDADRLTPLGRALRATSLDELPTMWNVLRGEMSLIGPRPLLMHYLDLYTPEQARRHLVRPGVTGLAQVSGRNAVNWEERLALDVWYVDHRSLGLHARILARTALILLRRHGITAPGDATMPQFTGGA; encoded by the coding sequence ATGAGCCTCGCCACCCGGGTCACCGACGCCGTGCAGCGCGCTGTCGACATCGGCGTCGCGGCCACCGTACTGGTCGTCTCCGCGCCGGTCATGGGGGCGGTCGCGGTGCTGGTCGCCCGGGACCTGGGCCGGCCGGTGCTGTTCCGCCAGCCGCGACCGGGCCGGTACGGCCGGCCGTTCACCCTGATCAAGTTCCGCACCATGCGGGACGTGGACGAGCGGCGCGGCCTGGTCACCGACGCCGACCGGCTCACCCCGCTGGGCCGCGCCCTGCGCGCCACCAGCCTGGACGAGCTGCCGACCATGTGGAACGTGCTGCGCGGCGAGATGAGCCTGATCGGGCCGCGGCCGCTGCTGATGCACTACCTCGACCTGTACACGCCGGAGCAGGCCCGCCGGCACCTGGTCCGGCCGGGCGTGACCGGGCTGGCCCAGGTGAGCGGGCGCAACGCGGTGAACTGGGAGGAGCGGCTGGCGCTCGACGTCTGGTACGTCGACCACCGGTCGCTCGGGCTGCACGCCCGGATCCTGGCCCGGACCGCGCTGATCCTGCTGCGCCGGCACGGCATCACGGCGCCGGGTGATGCGACGATGCCGCAGTTCACCGGGGGCGCCTAG
- the lexA gene encoding transcriptional repressor LexA, with the protein MGVDVGDEPRPRISAKQERILAVIRESVRERGFPPTVREIGAAVGLVSPSSVAHHLKVLERHGLLRRQPHGSRAVDVREPGEAGLPASGASRGRLGAVGSGVAGSGAVGSGVTGAGAAGSGIADSGAAGSSIAGAGAGAGAGAGAGAAGSGIVGSGAGGVVGSDIADVGTADPGGLAEVRELIRADQVVAIPVLGDIAAGAPILAEEHVTDRLVVSAGMVGHGTLFALNVKGDSMIDAAICDGDVVVVRQQPVAENGEIVAAMIDGEATVKTFQRRDGHVALVPQNSSYSVIPGDDAVILGKVVSVIRRL; encoded by the coding sequence ATGGGCGTCGATGTCGGCGACGAGCCGCGACCGCGGATCTCCGCCAAGCAGGAGCGCATTCTCGCTGTCATTCGCGAGTCGGTGCGGGAGCGGGGCTTCCCGCCGACGGTGCGGGAGATCGGGGCGGCGGTCGGGCTGGTCTCGCCGTCGTCGGTGGCGCATCACCTCAAGGTGCTGGAGCGGCATGGCTTGCTGCGCCGGCAGCCGCACGGGTCGCGCGCGGTCGACGTGCGGGAGCCGGGGGAGGCGGGGTTGCCGGCTTCGGGTGCCTCAAGAGGGCGGCTGGGCGCGGTCGGCTCCGGTGTGGCGGGTTCGGGCGCGGTTGGCTCCGGCGTGACGGGTGCGGGTGCCGCCGGCTCCGGCATTGCGGATTCGGGCGCGGCTGGCTCCAGCATTGCGGGTGCGGGTGCGGGTGCGGGTGCGGGTGCGGGTGCGGGTGCCGCCGGCTCCGGCATTGTGGGTTCGGGCGCGGGCGGCGTGGTGGGCTCCGACATCGCGGATGTGGGCACGGCGGATCCGGGCGGGCTGGCTGAGGTTCGGGAGTTGATCCGGGCCGATCAGGTGGTGGCGATTCCGGTGCTCGGGGACATCGCGGCCGGTGCGCCGATCCTGGCTGAGGAGCATGTGACGGATCGGCTGGTGGTCTCCGCCGGGATGGTGGGGCACGGCACGCTGTTCGCGCTGAACGTCAAAGGTGACTCGATGATCGACGCGGCCATCTGTGACGGGGACGTGGTGGTGGTCCGGCAGCAGCCGGTCGCGGAGAACGGGGAGATCGTTGCCGCGATGATCGACGGCGAGGCGACGGTGAAGACGTTCCAGCGGCGGGATGGGCATGTCGCGCTGGTGCCGCAGAATTCCAGCTATTCGGTCATTCCCGGCGACGACGCGGTCATTCTCGGGAAGGTGGTCTCGGTCATCCGCCGCCTGTGA
- a CDS encoding DegT/DnrJ/EryC1/StrS family aminotransferase, translating into MLTNSQTVLLSGPDVGDLEQDYVLAALRSGWIAPVGPDLDAFEREIADRVGVPHAVGLNSGTAALHLALLGVGAGPGDLVVVPTLTFVATANAVVYTGATPVFADCDPATGNLDPDLLASLLAELHAAGTPARAVLTVDLYGSCADYERIRPLCDGYGIPLVEDAAEALGATHRGRAAGSFGRAAAFSFNGNKLLTTSGGGMLLTDDAELAGRARHLAGQARLPAEHYEHAELGYNYRLSNLLAALGRAQLCRLDEMVERRRAVHDAYAKIFAHVDGVRLLADADPAANRWLTAVVVDPDRAGWAAGELAAHLAARNVETRPIFKPMHLQPLYADARASLSGAAERLFRDGLVLPGGSALTGEQVRRVLDEIAEFLDGRR; encoded by the coding sequence ATGCTTACCAACAGTCAGACAGTTCTGCTGTCCGGTCCCGATGTCGGCGACCTGGAGCAGGACTACGTGCTGGCCGCCCTCCGATCCGGCTGGATAGCCCCGGTCGGGCCGGACCTGGACGCGTTCGAGCGGGAGATCGCCGATCGGGTCGGCGTGCCGCACGCGGTGGGCCTCAACTCGGGCACCGCCGCGCTGCACCTGGCCCTGCTGGGCGTCGGCGCCGGCCCCGGCGACCTCGTCGTGGTGCCCACCCTCACGTTCGTGGCCACCGCGAACGCCGTCGTTTACACCGGCGCCACGCCGGTCTTCGCCGACTGCGACCCGGCCACCGGCAACCTCGACCCGGACCTGCTCGCCAGTTTGCTCGCCGAGTTGCACGCGGCCGGCACCCCGGCCCGCGCGGTGCTCACCGTGGACCTCTACGGCAGCTGCGCCGACTACGAGCGGATCCGCCCGCTCTGCGACGGGTACGGCATCCCGCTCGTCGAGGACGCCGCCGAGGCGCTCGGCGCCACCCACCGGGGCCGGGCGGCCGGCTCGTTCGGCCGGGCCGCGGCGTTCTCCTTCAACGGCAACAAGCTGCTCACCACGTCCGGTGGTGGCATGCTGCTCACCGACGACGCCGAGCTGGCCGGCCGGGCGCGGCACCTGGCCGGGCAGGCGCGGCTGCCGGCCGAGCACTACGAGCACGCCGAGCTCGGTTACAACTACCGGCTGAGCAACCTGCTCGCCGCGCTGGGCCGGGCGCAGCTGTGCCGGCTGGACGAGATGGTGGAACGTCGCCGGGCGGTACACGACGCGTACGCCAAGATCTTCGCCCACGTGGACGGCGTACGCCTGCTCGCCGACGCCGACCCGGCGGCGAACCGCTGGCTGACCGCTGTCGTCGTCGATCCGGACCGGGCCGGATGGGCGGCCGGCGAGCTGGCCGCGCACCTGGCGGCGCGGAACGTCGAGACCCGGCCGATCTTCAAGCCGATGCACCTGCAGCCGCTGTACGCGGACGCCCGGGCGTCGCTCAGCGGCGCCGCGGAGCGGCTGTTCCGGGACGGGCTGGTGCTGCCCGGCGGCTCGGCGCTCACCGGCGAGCAGGTGCGGCGGGTGCTCGACGAGATCGCCGAGTTCCTGGACGGCCGCCGATGA